One window from the genome of Bacillus rossius redtenbacheri isolate Brsri chromosome 10, Brsri_v3, whole genome shotgun sequence encodes:
- the LOC134536203 gene encoding zinc finger protein 792-like, translating into MLNMGSLKLCRLCALERECFVKIYEDEGQKLNLATKITQCLQIWLYPEDPLPKLVCMDCCSKLNHYFDFFETTSRAQLSLQVMFDRKAPGQEPKKELEGEQPAARPAESSPRPARAPPVIEAAPGEATGPPEFLECVLADKEAAANQNGADGSSRRKRRVPVKRMQRAGARRRERAKAERKGKERERRDRQEEAELQQQALLQVKEEEVKQEGPTGDAEADASFPDDCAEDLLDELGDAWDDGPGPEEEEAKPAGKPKPVLDGYVWQCTNCPGVLPTLQELRVHHHTQHNQPPNFKCVQCAKVYTRYRSFARHVKLHRNPKKFRCEECGKCFSQKTVLQSHSTVHTDARPHVCPQCGKAFKQFSSLYLHSKCHLPDQAKPKFPCDICNKDFATKHTLETHRKIHTGERNFICDICGKSFIAKGSLDYHILTHSGEKPHHCPVCGKGFKTARLLGKHATLHTGIKPHQCDVCGKQFRERGALREHNRIHTGAMPYTCEFCGKNFRFKGILTVHRRQHTGERPYACTDCRREFTNWANYNKHMKRRHRGDADGAAGGARAAARAAYQPPAPGAVLRQQLEASVYLQHPGDGGVYAPHLAPGHVSAAAKVFHGPPPPPKMAVSLGAVYQDNGQDSERAAGLVGSYHVPQYTPSGLPMGSMGYYIPPIQHSDQGPMDILPHRMGANQ; encoded by the exons ATGTTAAATATGGGTAGTTTAAAATTATGTCGCCTTTGTGCTCTTGAAAGAGAATGTTTCGTCAAAATCTATGAAGATGAGGGGCAGAAGCTGAACCTAGCAACAAAAATCACACAATGTTTACAAATATGG CTGTATCCAGAGGACCCGCTGCCCAAGTTGGTGTGCATGGATTGCTGCTCCAAGCTGAATCACTACTTTGACTTCTTTGAGACGACGTCTCGGGCCCAACTGTCGCTGCAGGTGATGTTCGACCGCAAGGCACCGGGGCAGGAGCCCAAGAAGGAGCTGGAGGGGGAGCAACCGGCCGCCCGCCCCGCCGAGTCCTCGCCCCGGCCGGCCAGGGCGCCGCCCGTCATA GAAGCAGCTCCGGGTGAAGCGACGGGCCCTCCGGAATTTCTGGAGTGTGTGCTGGCGGACAAGGAGGCAGCGGCCAATCAGAACG GCGCGGACGGGTCGTCGCGCCGCAAGCGCCGGGTGCCGGTGAAGCGCATGCAGCGGGCCGGAGCGCGGCGCCGGGAGCGCGCCAAGGCGGAGCGCAAGGGCAAGGAGCGCGAACGACGCGACAGGCAGGAGGAAGCAGAGCTGCAGCAGCAGGCGCTCCTCCAAGTCAAG GAGGAGGAGGTGAAGCAGGAGGGGCCGACGGGCGACGCGGAGGCGGACGCCAGCTTCCCGGACGACTGCGCGGAGGACCTGCTGGACGAGCTGGGCGACGCCTGGGACGACGGGCCGGGCCCCGAGGAGGAGGAGGCCAAGCCGGCCGGCAAGCCCAAGCCCGTACTGGATGGCTACGTGTGGCAGTGCACCAACTGCCCCGGCGTGCTGCCCACGCTGCAGGAGCTGCGCGTCCACCACCACACGCAGCACAACCAGCCGCCCAACTTCAAGTGCGTGCAGTGCGCCAAGGTGTACACGCGCTACCGCAGCTTCGCCCGCCACGTCAAGCTGCACCGCAACCCCAAGAAGTTCAG GTGCGAGGAGTGCGGCAAGTGCTTCTCCCAGAAGACGGTGCTGCAGTCGCACAGCACGGTGCACACGGACGCGCGCCCGCACGTCTGCCCGCAGTGCGGCAAGGCCTTCAAGCAGTTCAGCTCGCTGTACCTGCACTCCAAGTGCCACCTGCCGGACCAGGCCAAGCCCAAGTTCCCCTGCGACATCTGCAACAAGGA CTTCGCGACGAAGCACACGTTGGAGACGCACCGCAAGATCCACACGGGCGAGCGCAACTTCATCTGCGACATCTGCGGGAAGAGCTTCATCGCCAAGGGCAGCCTGGACTACCACATCCTGACGCACTCCGGCGAGAAGCCACACCACTGCCCCGTCTGCGGCAAGGG GTTCAAGACGGCGCGGCTGCTGGGCAAGCACGCCACGCTGCACACGGGCATCAAGCCGCACCAGTGCGACGTGTGCGGCAAGCAGTTCCGGGAGCGCGGCGCGCTGCGCGAGCACAACCGCATCCACACGGGTGCCATGCCCTACACCTGCGAGTTCTGCGGCAAGAACTTCCGCTTCAAGGGCATCCTCACC GTGCACAGACGGCAGCACACGGGCGAGCGGCCGTACGCCTGCACAGACTGCCGTCGGGAGTTCACCAACTGGGCCAACTACAACAAGCACATGAAGCGACGCCACCGCGGGGACGCGGACGGCGCGGCGGGGGGGGCGCGCGCGGCCGCTCGGGCAGCGTACCAGCCGCCCGCCCCCGGCGCGGTGCTGCGCCAGCAGCTGGAGGCCAGCGTGTACCTGCAGCACCCGGGCGACGGGGGCGTGTACGCACCCCACCTCGCCCCCGGCCACGTGTCTGCCGCGGCCAAGGTGTTCCACGGCCCCCCGCCGCCGCCCAAGATGGCCGTGTCGCTGGGCGCCGTGTACCAGGACAACGGCCAGGACTCGGAGCGCGCGGCGGGCCTGGTGGGGTCCTACCACGTGCCCCAGTACACGCCCTCCGGCCTGCCCATGGGCAGCATGGGCTACTACATCCCGCCCATCCAGCACTCGGACCAGGGCCCCATGGACATCCTCCCGCACCGCATGGGCGCCAACCAATAG